The DNA sequence ACTCGTGTGTTTATATCCTATTTgagaaaaaacaggaacaaacccttttttttttttgttgttgacataACGTCTGGATAGATTTGTTTTGGTGGGGGTTTATCAGTGTTGGTTTCTCCTTACTCAGTTGATGTAAGTGAAGGTTTTACTATGAATAGACAGCCCTAAGGGTTCgccagtggctcagttggtagagtggccacctaccaACTATAGTGTCATAGGTTCGTGCCTGCTtttcctgaccacatgttgaagtgtgtgcaagacactaaacccccttccccagctgtgcagtgcaggtccCAAGgccgatagaaattggggagggttgtgttaGGAAGGGTATCCGGCGTAAAAATTATCCACTTTGGCGACTCTGAACACAGAGTTCAGACTCTTTTCACAACTATATATAAGTTTTTAAAGGCTGATTTCTTCTGTAGCCTCTGAAATCCATTccaatgttcttttctttcGATTATAAGAATTTATCATTTAGAAATTTGTTTGCACCCCAAGTGATGTTTTCAGGGATAAAAACAACTGTTGCAACGTTTAAGTACAGTATTCCTGAATGCTGGAAACACATAGAATCGGGGTTTTTATTGACATTGGAGTTgttaagagaataaaagaatagAATAAACAGCcttgttttccagtttttttaatcttttaaagaTGTCTAATCCTCTTGCTGACACACAAATTTAAAGtgttgaaacatgtttttaatctatttGAAAAGATTGAAACATGACTTAAATTGGATTTAAGTTGTGTTTTAAcactatatttacatttgtcctGTGTCATCTTAATTTCTTTGAAATTTGGGTGTCACAGTTTGGTTAAATTCCGATTTTTACTTCTTTAATAAGCAGTGTATATAGCATCTTTCAATCATTCATTACAACAGGTACAgaataatacattattaaaaactaatGATAACAATGACAAGTGCTTGCATGCATGAAAGTGCCTGTTGAAGCACCCCGATGTTATCAGCTCTTGAAAATATGCAGCGCTCTGTTAATTTTTCCAAAAATGATCTTGTAAGAAGCACAAGTTAACCTCAAAGAACTTAGTATCTGCTAATCTGTGGATATGCTGACATGGATAAAAAGTGTGACCATAATGTAgctttgtgtttgtactgtgGCAGTGTCATTAGGCCTTCCAGTTGAACTTGTTTTTGAACGAGCTCACGCCCTCAGTACACTGTCTTCTAGAATCACTGAACAGGGGGATGGTATTTTTTCCAtgtgttttacaaaattaaaaggcTGACACTGTTAAATCTTGagtaatttcaattatttttctaGTTCAAGAGGCTTTACAGTcataaaaatgctatttttattgGCTGATACtggagtatttatttattttgtgcccACTTATTTCATGGACATATAGGCTTCACATCATTTTGgttaatactgtatatagtgaaatactttacattttttgtattttttatggaTCTTTAGAGTAATTTTGAATAGTTAAGTGGTGATCATATGACAGTTTGAGcaatatttagttgttttacagAGCATCCAGCACTCGACAGTGCCTACTTTTGGCCGCTGTAGCAAAATTAAGTAATCAAAATGCCAGACATTAGATTTCCACTGGATAGTTACATTTTGGATTATAATTAAACCTTTCTAAGCAGCATTTGTGAGCATTTGATTTGGTAAAACTGTTGGTGATGGCAAAAACTGATATTTCTAAAGTAAGACTAGAAGACAGTATTATAGCAATATTtgcatctttttctgttttctcataaAATTCCAATATTTGCTTTTCAATATATACCCCAATcccaacatacagtattgttcaaaataagagcagtacaatgtgactaaccagaataatccaggttttcagtatattttttattgctacgtgACAAACAAGTTACCAGCAGGTGCaatagattctcagaaaacaaacaagacccagcattcataaTATTCACACtcttaaggctgtgcaattgggcaattaggtgaaaggggtgtgttcaaaaaaatagcaatgtggcattcaatcactgaggtcatcaatttagtgaaaaaacaggtgtgaaacAGGTGGCCCCTTTTttaaggatgaagccagcacttgttgaacatgcatttgaaagcctgaggaaaatgggtcgttcaagacattgttcagaagaacacAAACTTTGATTAATTAGTTGATTGGAGAGGGGAAAACctataaagaggtgcaaaaaattCTAGGCTGTTGagctaaaatgatctccaatgccttaaaatgaagaacaaaaccagagagacgtggaagaaaatgaaaaacaaccatGAAATGGATcgaagaataaccagaatggcaaaggctcagccaatgatcagctccaggatgatcaaagacagtctggagttacctgtaagtactgtgacagttagaagacgtctgtgtgaagctaatctattttcaagaaaCCCCCGCAAagtccctctgttaaaaaaaaggcatgtgcagaagaggttacaatttgccaaagaacacatcaactggcctaaagagaaatggaggaacattttgtggactgatgagagtaaaattgttctttttgggtcgaagggccacagacagtttgtgagacgacccccaaactctgaattcaagccacagtacacagtgaacacagtgaagcctggtggtgccagcatcatgatatgggtatgtttctcctactatgcTGTTGGGCCTGTTTATCGCATAccatggatcagtttgcatatgtcaaaatacttgaagaggtcatgttgccttttgctgaagaggacatgcccttgaaatggttgtttcaacaagacaatgaccccaaataCACTAGTAAACGAGCAaagtcttggttccaaaccaacaaaatgaatgttatggaGTGGCCAGCCCAATCCCCGGACCTTAATGCACTCGAGAACTTGTGGGGTTAtgtcaaaaatgctgtttctgaagcaaaaccaataaatgtaaatgaattgtggaatgttgttaaagaatcatggagtggaataaaggctgagaggtgccacaagttgattgactccatgccacacagatgtgaagcggttttaaaaactgtggtcatacaactaaatattagtttagtgattcacaggatgctttttgtacctttgtacagaatagttttgagtttgtacagtcaacagcagacactgctattaatttgaacacacccctttcaactaattgcccaattgcacagccttaagagcatgaatatcatgaatgctgggtttgttttctgagaatctactgcacctgctggtaacttgtttgccacgtagcaataaaaaatatactaaaaacctggattattcaggttagtcacattgtactgctcttattttgaacaatactgtataatTACAATTGTAATATATCTAAATAATGCAATGACATGAAAAAGATTTTAACTGAAAgccaaatgtgtaaaaacaaaaatattgacTCTTCACTTATTTAACActtacacaataaaaacactatttttttttatgttccttttttaaataaggtgATGGGAATGGGAAGTTAAAAGGTTTACGTTGATGTTCGTTTGTGTCAGATTTTTGTTAATGTGAACGGATGTtacaattaaatgtttcataattactttgttgtgatgCAATATTTTAaccaacacacactgaaaaggAGTGTATTGATgtatatcatatcatatattccggcaggaagggcatccagcataaaaactcatgccaaatcaatgtgtggtgACCCATGAAGgcacaagctgaaagccgttgatctagtctttccattttgtgtttgtatatagCATTGTGTTAATTAATCCGTGAAAACCTGATGTCGTTACTTACAGTTTTGTTACCCTCAGTCATGGCCGATTACGGTTACAATCCCAggcaaaacaaactgaacattattaGTGAAATATAGGGACATTGACAATTTGACAGTCTTTATTAATCTATTATTAATCACTTTTTACAAAATTCACATGATCTTTCTGGCTCTGATGTTTGCTTCTTTTCAAGTCGGTCCTTTCAAAATACCACTGTAACTGTGACTTTCATGGTGGGCTGTAGCTTATTTCAACAAAGACTGGCTGCTGTTAGCCACTTTCATACAAACATGGGGAATACTTTATATAAAATTGTAACATGATCGAAAGCACTGTTTATGTTGTTCCAAATACTACAGAGaagccattaaaataaaattttaaaaagagtttAATTTGACCTCTATTtaggagaggaaaaaataaaatgttgtgttatCTGATTCAAGTGTTGTTGAGTCAGGGTAAGCAATAAAGCAAATGCTAAAtggcaaatttaaaaacaaatcaaaggaTGAAATTGATGAGAAAGGTTGTAACAAAATACATTGTTCTACTCCTACAAAGATTCTCCCCGTTAGCCACATTTCTCCTTCTGTGCTGCTGGGATCAAACAATCACTGATTCCACATGTAAAACACTCCATTCCTCTGGCATGTACCAAACACACAGCAAGTCTATGTGCACAGTAGTAGTGTGTATACATGCATGTATACAGATTGCGCTGTCTGTGAAATCACACAACAGAGCCTAACTGCAGTCACTGTGACTTTATAACCATAGCAGCTACTTCACAGGGAATGTAGCCAGATGTTGATGGGGTAGAGTAAGAGCAACAGAAGATAAacagggaggagagagacagagaaaaaagaggaagagataattggacaaagacagagcagaaGTGGACAGACAGCCTCAAAGTGGGTAAATGAAGGCTGGTGGTTTCCCGTCTGCTAGAACTCTTCATTAAATACACCCCCTCATTAATAAATAGATGTTATAGAAAACATAAAGGTAAAGGGGTAAAGGGAAAACTGCAATCTGCCCACCATCCACCTAGCACGGAGTTAAATTTTAACCAGAAATGCATCATCCTGCAACTCGAGTCAGGCTCAAATATTGTCTTCAGGTGAGGTGTGCTCCTCTGGTGACTGACTGTGGGATGGGGAGGGGAGGGACTGCTGAGCAGGAGGAGGACCCATGGAAGGAGGTGGAAGGCCATCAGGTGCAGGGAGCCGCATCGGCGGGGCAAACTGAGCATGAGGAACAAGGGGAAGAGGAGGACCACTGGCAGGGTAACGAGAAGGAAAGATCATTCCTGGAGGTGGAGGAGCCCACACTGGAGGGAAAGAGAATTCAGTTTACTCACGATGTTTAAAGATTTGATAGTGAAAGGTGTAAAGATGGTTGAGACTGCTTACTTGGCCTCATAGGAGGGCCCCCAGGTCCCCTTGGTGGGTAAAAATCAGGGTGTGGAGGTCTATAGGGGGTTCTACGAGCAAAGTCCATGTGGCCCATTGGGTGTCCGGTAAGGAGTGGGCCACTGATTCTTGAATCTGCTTCAGGTGAAGTTCTGCGTTCACCAGGACCAGGCtggcacaaaaaaagaaaaaaaaaagataaaagtaaataaaacacaagaaatcTCATTGTAAGGCTTAGTTGTCATGTCTTGAAGCTACCTCATAAGATGTGCTgtctcagtttgtgttttacagtagcCCTGATCCAAATAACAAATGGTGTATTAAGTAAAGGGATTGGTGGAACCATAATGGGTCAAATGTAAGGAAGGTCCTTGGTGGAAGGTTAGATTTAAATCTTCTTTATCTacctatatctatctatctatctatctatctatctatctatctatctatctatctatctagagagagagagagagagagagagagaaccctAAGCCAAATTTATTTTGAGGCATTGGAAAACAGTTTACGTTTAAGATTTTGGGCAATTGTAGAAAAGACATCCCATAATTTTGTGCTTAACCGAAAAAGTAGCTTGGAAGATGAGAATTCTTGTTATTGTAGcaggttttttttccatttattctcatttttttgtttattttatacacTGTTGTGTAATATTTACTACTCCTGAGGCCCCAAAATGATGGCCAGATCCAATATGTAGACATGTTTAAACCgttctttaataataaataaatgataaaacacaaacacgtcTTACCTCTCTGTGTCCCTGTTCACTAGGTCCAAGGCTGTTTTCTTTATACGCGTCATCTGCATTGACAAAGACAATGTTAGACTCACATTATCATTCATTTCCATAACTGGATTTTCCcaagtttttattcaatctTTCCAAGCAACATAGCCAAGTCCAAGTAAAtatatttggaaaataaattgtCTACAGACCTATGGTTAGAAATAGGAACATGACAGGAATGACTAGCTCCTGACTTACCTGCCATGTCTTTAGAGTTGGGGGGTCCTGGTGGTGCACCAGAAGGAAAAACCTTAGAATGGGGAAGAGGAGGGCCAGGTGGGAGAGAGCCAGGAGGAGGCAAAACTCCCATAGCTCCAGGAAGAAGTAGAGATCTCCTGTACATGGGACCTCCTGGTTCTGGGAACATGTAACctaagagaaagacagacaataaGAGAGAAATAATACACTAAGATATTTGTGGAGTTATCAATATGATGCCCACAAATCTTTCCAAAACACTAAATTTAGGTTGttccatttagaaaaaaatggaaacagtcAGCCATGAGAATACAGTGTGATGGTCTGAAGCTATAGGTAATAGCTATTGGTaagtggggaaaaaatgaatgttgttATTGTTACATCAAATATAAACCAATACATAGTTTAAACAGTGTTTCAGATCAAGTACAACTGTAGTTATTAATGCAAAACCTCAAAATGCAATACAAACTATAAACACGCATTGTCAACATGCATGTACCATTCTCATGCACTCCATTTTACTTTTGACAAAGATGCAATAAATAAGTTTGATAAGAGCCAGCATCTGTTGGTTTGCATACCTTCATggaaaaacagctgcaaataATGTTACCAGCTACACTTGTGCACTGACTGCTATGGTTTCAGCTGTGAAAGGGCCTTTGACTTCCACAGAGCAAAACAGTTAAGATAAAGTGAGTGTGGttgttttatgaataaataatgtttagACATGAGGATTTCAGCAGTGCCACATGCAAACATCTCCCCATGGAAATGAAACCTTGTTCCTTGCTGCAGACTGAAGACTGATTCCTACTTTGACATACAAGAGCAGGAGCCAGAAGAAATAGAACCATTTTATCATTGCAATTACAACATGGTCAGCACAGAATTATTTTCTATTCAGGTAATCTTCAATGAGTTTTCCAACACAGGACCACAGTAAAAGTaagaaataaaccaaaaccaACCTTTAAATACTTCCCTGTTTAGTTTTGTCCCAAACTAAGgacatattttttctgttgttagGTATGATCCAAATGTTCTCATTGGCTAGAGGTAAGTCGGTGGTTGTCTACTacaacattttcattcacattcacacacaaatacacacacacacacacacacacacctggaggCCCTACAGGTCCTGGGGGAACAAGGGGTCCTGGTGGGGGTAATAGTTGGGGTCCCCTGCGATCTCTCTCCCATGTAGGAGAGATTGAGCCACTGTCTGAATGAGGGCCAGCACTGCGCTGCATCTCCCCTTGGCCACCAGGGGGCTCTGCTGGACCACAAGTCACTGTGGAGGAAAGGGTCAAGAAGAAAGCGCAAGGGAAATAGGAAAGGAGCAACAATTGATGTTGACAAAAATAAGAGTGACAAAGGGGAAGCAATGGctcaaagacaaaatatgagACAGTGAAAATATTTAGGCCAGAACAAGTGCGATagtgagacagacacacacaaagagtgaAGCCATTATGTCAATCAAAAAGAACCAGCAAAAGACACATAAGCACaatactcttttttttcccacccaTGGACTTTACACAAACTAAAGCTAGCATACAGGCCATGCTTCCAAATATATTTCAGCATCTACagttcattatgctacagcaaGCTGGTTATCACCAACATGCTGCACATGTTTATTGTAAAGACAGTGAAATCTACAAATctactgtatttaattaaatgacctCCATTTAGATGGTCTTATTCAGCTATCTGAAGCTACATCTATATTTGTAGACCGCAAATGCGAGTGTGTGTATACCTCTGGGAGATAATCGGGTATGTGGCCCATCCATTAAGgtaggaggagagaggaaaggtcTAGTTTCAGATGCTGGTCGACCCAGAGGAGATGGGCCATACGGTGACCTTTCAGCTAGAGGTGAAGAAGAGCCTGATGAGAGCAATGTCAATGAAAACTGTGGCAGCTACATTATGGCCtgtgtgattctgtgtgtgCGCCAACCTCGAAAAGGTTGTGGTCGAGCCAGAGTGTTCAAGGCATAGGGATCTTTGTCGAGAGCATCTAGtttaaactgtgtgtctgtcaacctatgaaaaaaaaaaaaaacagctgttttaagGACCTGACTATGTACACCAacaatgacatttctttttctacatATGGACTATTTTTGAAATTGTACCAATGCTTGCTTTACAGCTATAAATCTAAATGTGTAATAGGTCATGCTTACTTCTGTCTGATGAGGGCATTCTCTCTCCTGATGTCTGCtagttctctctctgctgctcgAGCTGCCAGCTGAGAGATTAAACCAGGATTAGCACCATACCACGacttatgtacagtatgtagataCCATGTGTAATTTTATTACAGCTCTCAAAACATCACAAATACCAAACTTTGTAAACCTGGGTACAATGTTAGattgcatctgtgtgtgatgCAGTTTCAGACAGGTAATGTGGAAATAACATCAGTGCAACACCAGCTGACATCTATTACAGAATAAATAACCTCAATCTTTTTAATCGTCTTTTTTAAGAGATCTGAGTAGTACTAACCCAGTTGTTGTGAGCCTTCTTCTCATGTGCTGATATTTGGGTCTGGTAAGACTGTTTGGTTTTCTCTAgctcttcctccatctcttctGCTCGTTGTCTAAAGACACACAGTAGCATATAAGTGAATCTGTGTGTTTAGAGGAGGATCACAAATGCCTTAAAGATATAAGATACTACTAATGTGCTTTGGAGTTTGGAGAGATGGCTACCTGTAGTTGTTGACTCCCTCTATGGccaatgcaatgtttttatctGCTTTAGTTAACTTCTCTTCTTTTTGCAGACGCTCCCTCTCTTCCACTGTCAGCAGTCTGGAAACAATAACTTGGTATCATTCTtcttatttttctaaatgttgtgTCTAAAATCAAAAGATGTTTATACCTGTGCAGCTTAAGCTCATTCTCCTGGTACATTTCTGTCATGATCTGGAGTTTCTGTTGTATTCGCTGAACCTGAACACATGAACAAAGGgtttaattcattttcaaattaatgCAACAATGGAATACAGTATTAAACTAATTAATACTCAGATACCTCATCTGAACAGTGCACAGCATCTGACTGCAAAGATAATTTTTCCTTCTCTAGCTCCTTAATGCTCTCTAGAgggaagaacacacacacacacacacacagtggcacatTACATTAGTGATTTGTGTTTAATATACATGTTTTATAACACCTTATTGTCAATCAATTAAATATCACAAATTACATAATAgattacacacacttttattggCCAGTGTTCCATTTTGTCTGAATAGATGGTTCTGCATCATCCTCATGAAAGCCTTCATAAGACAGGTATCAAGACTCACCTTGCAGGTCTTCTTTAGCTTTTACTTCATCATTCAGTTTGGCAAAAACTCTGTCCTTGTCTTCATCTAATGATTTGAGGTCTGCATTTAgctgcatacaaacacaaagcaaacagaagTTGTCCATTGATCTGTATAGAGACATTCAACTTTGTATCTCGAACGATTCCCAACAAATAATATTATCTAGGTCAAAGTGTTGTTGTGAACCACCTCTACAGAAATTGGAATTGTCATTTCCACAATGTACCTTAGCAGCATAAATCAGTTTCTGGACTTTCTGCAGATGCTCTTGTGTGTTCGTTATAACACCGCTTTCATTCTCCTCTCCTTTTGCTGCTGTCCCATTTGAtgcctctttctttcctccttcttcaccctcctcctccagctcagaATCCCAAGCTCTCATTCTTAGCAGGCAGTCTGTCAGGGACTAAGGACAAACAAATATCTGAATACAACCTAATATGCCCAACCAGTTAACCATAGTGATTAACTAAAGTTAAGATAAAGCAGTTAGATTTATGTTCCTCctgattttcttgttttagcAGAAATTACAATGACAATATATTAGCTTGTTACAATATTTGATAATTAATGCAACAAGTATACCATTATACGTTCATCCTTATTGGCCACATCCTGCTGCATCCCACTGTAGGCAACCTCACACCTCCTCATCTCTGCCTCCAACTCACTCACTCTTTCTGCCCATCCCTCCACCTGCTGTTTTAACTGCAGAGAAATAGAGAAAgataaaaagatgaaatgttGGTGTAATAAACAAGCACgaacaaagacagaaaggaaagggaaaaagatttatttttttaaaaaaggtgtttttgtgAGTATATGCACTAGGGGTTCACAAAATTCACGGTTCAGTTCACATTACAGCCATGGGGTCACAGATTGGTTTGGtatgttattaataaaacagGAAGAACGGCACAAACtatttcaacatgtttttttatttatttggcatAAAGGTTAGTACCTGTTCCATAAAATTCAGGATAAGAATATACGGATTATAGAGACTTCATTATCTACCactcattgtctttttttaatggaatagaaaatgcatacaaatgcgactgtggcgcaggaaggtagagcggttgtccaccaatctcacagttgttggttcaatccccggctcctccggtcacatgtcgaagtgtccttgagcaagacactgaaccccaacttagttgctcccggtgagtgttggccagctgcatagcagctcccccattggtgtatgaatgtgtgtgtgattgtgagtgtgaatgggtaaataagaagcagtgtaaagcgctttgagtgccaataggtagaaaagcactatataagtgcagaccatttaccatatctGCATATTTTACTATTAAAAACCCCAAATACTTAATACTAAAGTTTTGCCCTATCTAAACACCACAACAAGAAGTTGCTTTTTCCTACACCACTATTTCTGTTGTCAGCAAACACATTGGGATAATGTCTGGTAAGTAATTCATCATATTGGAACTATCGTTGCGAGCATAAGCTACACTGTCATGCAGAGTGTTGAGTGACAGCTGCACTCAAGACTCTATCTGGGGCACTTCACTGAGTTACTGATGCTATGTGCaagttttttgaatttttttttttctatgcatAGACCGAACTGTGCTTAAGTGCTCCAAACCAAAACGAACACATGAGCAAACTGACATGGTCAGATTTTTAACTTTACCCGTCTTACCCCTAATGTGTACAGCCTCCTACCTGAGAATTGCTCTCCTGTAGCAGTCTGCTCTCCTCTTCAGCAGTTTCCAAGTTCTTCTGTAGTCTGTCACTGTTCATACTGTACACTTTCAGAGTCGTTTGTGCCTAAACATAAAGTATAAAGTGATAAATGCCACATGAATAACATAGATGCATGGTAGAGGACAAAATAAAGAAGTATAACAGGAGGGGACAGGACAGAAATGTGAAAGTACAAAGACGCCGAGTATAGGCTTCTTCAGAAGAGGTTACAGAATGGAGGACTGCACCTGTTCTTCCTGTGACTGGAGGTCTTTGGTTTCTTCTTCTAATGTTTTCATACTCTCCTCAAGAACTGCTATctggaaagaaaacaatgacaattaCTAAGTCATTATTAGACTGCAACATGTTAGCACAGTTAACTACACTTCACAGTATTTATGATAATAGTGCATGTTTCCCTACCCTCCTTTCCTGCTCCATCCGATGTTCTCGCTGCTGTTCCAACTGATGCTTGAGTTGCCCGAGATCCATCTCCACCTCCCTCTTAGCATGCTCCAACTGTCTGGCTTTGGTCTTAGGAAGCAGAAAAGCAACATAtctttagaaaatgtgtgtctgattgtgagtgtgagagagagagagattttgaGAGAAGAAGATTTTGTCCTCTCTCTTACCTCTACCTGTTCTGTCTTTTCAGTATGCGCGAAAATACCACTGTCCCTCAGTGAGCCCTCTAAGTCATCATACTacagaaaacatttatgaaTAAATGAGAATAAAGCAGGAGCAATTACCATGACAAATATGACTTATCAAGATTTCAAATTGTGTTCATAATAATTTGCACACCAGTACCAACCTCTTGTTGACATTTACTGAGAGTCTCAAGAACTTTACACTTCTCTTCCAGTAGCTGTGCAACCTGTTCAACCATCCACTGCTCTTTTCCTGTAAAACAAGGCATCTAAATCTTTTTAGGAAATCttaattgttttttcagttgtttctaAAGGTTTGTTTTAAGGATTAAGGTAAATTTAAGGATAATGTGAAGTGAACTTACTTCGATACATTCTGCTTTTGATCTGTAAGGAAATAGGAATACTAGAATTAGGAATAAATGGTTGCAGAAAAGATGGATGTTATATTAAATGGACCGACTGCCAATTGTCCTCTTTGGGTCTCTATTTGAAACAGTAATACTACAGATTTGTATACTCTGATATCATGTACGCTGCTGTGAACTCACAGAGCTATAGCATCTGCAGGTGAACAACAGCACTGTTACCAACCCCACCAAACTG is a window from the Channa argus isolate prfri chromosome 16, Channa argus male v1.0, whole genome shotgun sequence genome containing:
- the mia2 gene encoding cTAGE family member 5 isoform X4 encodes the protein MIFSQGYKIMWFTGIFFLILPHFNLGLLSDYKICGDSECESLMSRVQATRDHLGKDCRFLSFRRGDTIFVYHKLTGKRDDLWAGTIDRQFGYFPKDAVQEEQVYATMEKVVETQKSDFICMNEFGYPMDSSHLDNDDDAGDNHKIQNQGSETTQTNLLTNDTSTENSSAESVDSFTQSPVSVQQLDGTSAGDDEKENAGGDAAKTQEEAHETPAAMSEQAEASCFGASCGTHSKDKEESRKTQDFSSDYDTNIRRDLGTENGIESHPRFQPGSPQPLEGLMKQILDFVHQATEDSATHAQAVRELLIWITVQVVSSLPDDIRPGPDLYGVPWEPVIISSLVGLVTVLLFTCRCYSSIKSRMYRRKEQWMVEQVAQLLEEKCKVLETLSKCQQEYDDLEGSLRDSGIFAHTEKTEQVETKARQLEHAKREVEMDLGQLKHQLEQQREHRMEQERRIAVLEESMKTLEEETKDLQSQEEQAQTTLKVYSMNSDRLQKNLETAEEESRLLQESNSQLKQQVEGWAERVSELEAEMRRCEVAYSGMQQDVANKDERIMSLTDCLLRMRAWDSELEEEGEEGGKKEASNGTAAKGEENESGVITNTQEHLQKVQKLIYAAKLNADLKSLDEDKDRVFAKLNDEVKAKEDLQESIKELEKEKLSLQSDAVHCSDEVQRIQQKLQIMTEMYQENELKLHRLLTVEERERLQKEEKLTKADKNIALAIEGVNNYRQRAEEMEEELEKTKQSYQTQISAHEKKAHNNWLAARAAERELADIRRENALIRQKLTDTQFKLDALDKDPYALNTLARPQPFRAERSPYGPSPLGRPASETRPFLSPPTLMDGPHTRLSPRVTCGPAEPPGGQGEMQRSAGPHSDSGSISPTWERDRRGPQLLPPPGPLVPPGPVGPPGYMFPEPGGPMYRRSLLLPGAMGVLPPPGSLPPGPPLPHSKVFPSGAPPGPPNSKDMADDAYKENSLGPSEQGHREPGPGERRTSPEADSRISGPLLTGHPMGHMDFARRTPYRPPHPDFYPPRGPGGPPMRPMWAPPPPGMIFPSRYPASGPPLPLVPHAQFAPPMRLPAPDGLPPPSMGPPPAQQSLPSPSHSQSPEEHTSPEDNI